One window of Chryseobacterium sp. JJR-5R genomic DNA carries:
- a CDS encoding 5-(carboxyamino)imidazole ribonucleotide synthase, protein MKIGILGGGQLGRMLIQEALKYDDEFYTLDPAPDAPCHTISYFTQGSFNDYETVLNFGKDKDVVTIEIEHVNADALAELENQGVKVVPNSNIIKTIQQKILQKKFYKAHEIPSPEFEVMDGSSDEIKMPLPFVQKMNTGGYDGKGVQVIRTAEDMKNLWLEDSVIEKLVDIEKELSVIVARNENGETKIFPVTEMVADPKLNLLDFNICPVFLSEETEEQINSITEKFLSAVNSPGLFAIELFLDKEGKVWVNETAPRLHNSGHQSQEGNANSQFEQMYRVVKNLPLADTDAIIYSGMLNLVGAEGHSGKVVYEGMEDVLKLPETYIHLYGKTETKPGRKMGHINVLADSREELMEKLVAVKGMVRVVAE, encoded by the coding sequence ATGAAAATAGGAATTTTAGGAGGCGGACAGCTGGGAAGGATGCTGATTCAGGAAGCATTGAAATATGATGACGAATTTTATACCCTGGATCCGGCTCCTGATGCACCCTGCCATACTATTTCTTACTTTACGCAAGGCAGTTTTAATGATTATGAAACGGTTTTGAATTTCGGTAAAGATAAAGATGTGGTGACTATTGAGATTGAACATGTGAACGCCGATGCCTTGGCCGAACTCGAAAATCAGGGCGTAAAGGTAGTTCCGAATTCTAATATTATCAAAACCATCCAGCAGAAAATCCTTCAGAAAAAGTTTTACAAAGCGCATGAGATCCCAAGCCCGGAATTTGAAGTGATGGACGGAAGTTCCGATGAAATTAAAATGCCGCTGCCTTTCGTGCAGAAAATGAACACGGGCGGATATGACGGAAAAGGGGTGCAGGTAATCCGTACGGCTGAAGATATGAAAAATCTCTGGCTTGAAGATTCGGTTATTGAAAAGCTGGTGGATATTGAGAAGGAACTTTCCGTGATCGTCGCCAGAAATGAAAACGGGGAAACAAAAATTTTCCCTGTGACGGAAATGGTGGCCGATCCTAAACTGAATCTGCTGGATTTCAATATCTGCCCGGTTTTCCTGAGCGAAGAAACTGAAGAACAGATTAATTCCATCACAGAAAAATTCCTCAGTGCAGTAAATTCTCCGGGACTGTTTGCCATTGAATTATTCCTGGATAAAGAAGGGAAAGTATGGGTAAACGAAACGGCGCCAAGGCTGCACAATTCAGGCCACCAGAGCCAGGAAGGGAATGCCAATTCGCAGTTTGAGCAGATGTACAGGGTGGTTAAAAATTTACCTCTTGCAGATACGGATGCGATTATCTACAGCGGCATGCTGAACCTGGTAGGTGCAGAAGGCCATTCCGGGAAAGTGGTCTACGAAGGAATGGAAGACGTTTTAAAGTTACCTGAAACCTACATTCACCTTTACGGAAAAACGGAAACCAAACCCGGAAGAAAGATGGGCCACATCAATGTACTGGCAGATTCCCGGGAAGAGCTTATGGAAAAGCTGGTGGCGGTGAAGGGAATGGTGAGGGTAGTTGCAGAATAA
- a CDS encoding DUF1543 domain-containing protein: protein MKLFYVILGATPPGRNIEQHDVFFGIAESLKDLVEEMKDFWKEAKGKIHIDCYQEVKFIDGYEVKIVEKGEPTSEEQLYFINLGGYKRGFFEEFHEQHLVVGNAMADAVKKAKATEFYKTMGFKGATSHIDEKLGVDIDDIFPVKEILPASIKQKYSISLVKSDVENQENFVSLGYLKIDKIQ from the coding sequence ATGAAACTATTTTATGTCATCCTGGGAGCTACACCGCCCGGAAGGAATATTGAGCAGCATGATGTATTTTTCGGGATTGCGGAAAGCCTGAAAGACCTTGTTGAGGAAATGAAGGACTTCTGGAAAGAAGCAAAGGGGAAAATCCATATCGACTGCTATCAGGAAGTGAAGTTTATAGACGGGTACGAAGTGAAAATTGTTGAAAAAGGCGAACCTACTTCTGAAGAGCAGCTGTATTTCATTAATCTGGGAGGCTATAAAAGAGGGTTTTTTGAAGAATTCCATGAGCAGCACCTGGTGGTGGGGAATGCCATGGCAGATGCCGTAAAAAAAGCAAAAGCCACAGAGTTTTATAAAACGATGGGATTCAAGGGAGCCACAAGCCATATTGATGAAAAACTGGGGGTGGACATCGATGATATTTTTCCGGTAAAGGAAATCCTGCCTGCCTCAATAAAGCAGAAATATTCCATTTCGCTGGTAAAATCAGATGTGGAAAACCAGGAGAATTTTGTAAGCCTGGGGTATTTAAAAATTGATAAAATCCAGTAA
- a CDS encoding sulfite exporter TauE/SafE family protein has product MSEIIILFLGAISAGLLGSLTGLGGGVIIIPLLTLGFGVPMHYAIGASLISVIGTSSGAAVAFVKEGFTNMRIGMFLEIATTAGAIAGALVSGMLNPNTIGIIFASILLLTVILNLKGKPDHQEPVIKGSLEEKLKLFGTFPDKGIMKSYSARNTVPGFFMMMFAGAMSGLLGIGSGALKVLAMDNMMKLPFKVSTTTSNFMIGVTAVASALIYFQRGEIIPVIVAPVLIGVVVGSFIGSKTLMVSKTKKLKVFFAIVITILSVYMMYNGINKSFR; this is encoded by the coding sequence ATGTCAGAAATCATTATTCTCTTCCTTGGAGCAATTTCGGCAGGACTTTTGGGTTCACTGACCGGTTTAGGAGGCGGAGTTATTATCATCCCTCTGTTAACGCTGGGTTTTGGTGTTCCTATGCATTATGCCATCGGTGCTTCCCTTATTTCTGTGATCGGGACCTCTTCCGGGGCGGCGGTTGCTTTCGTAAAAGAAGGCTTCACCAATATGAGGATCGGGATGTTCCTGGAGATTGCCACTACAGCCGGGGCTATTGCCGGGGCCTTGGTTTCAGGGATGCTTAACCCGAATACCATCGGGATCATTTTTGCCAGCATCCTTCTTCTGACCGTTATTTTAAATTTAAAAGGAAAGCCGGACCACCAGGAACCTGTAATCAAAGGCAGCCTGGAGGAAAAGCTAAAACTGTTCGGTACTTTTCCTGATAAAGGGATTATGAAAAGCTATTCTGCCAGAAATACCGTTCCGGGATTTTTTATGATGATGTTTGCCGGTGCCATGTCCGGTCTTTTGGGGATCGGTTCCGGTGCTCTGAAGGTTTTAGCAATGGATAATATGATGAAGCTGCCTTTTAAAGTTTCAACAACAACCAGTAATTTTATGATCGGGGTAACGGCGGTTGCCAGCGCACTGATCTATTTCCAGCGGGGTGAAATTATCCCGGTGATCGTAGCTCCTGTGTTAATCGGTGTTGTGGTGGGCAGCTTTATCGGATCTAAAACACTGATGGTTTCCAAAACCAAAAAGCTGAAAGTATTTTTTGCCATTGTGATCACCATCCTTTCGGTGTACATGATGTATAACGGAATTAATAAAAGTTTCAGATAA
- a CDS encoding DUF1634 domain-containing protein, with the protein MKKNFTDVDLNRSVGNLLRLGVILSVITSLAGFIKLFTEGFKMPKTYNSLNMGTSSEKVWGQFWNSLCKGEGMAIIQLGILLLIFTPLVRIIFALIGYLKERDYVYVIISSIVLAIMAVSFFTGYAH; encoded by the coding sequence ATGAAGAAGAATTTCACAGATGTAGATCTGAACCGTTCGGTAGGAAATCTGCTGAGGTTAGGTGTTATTCTTTCTGTTATCACCTCATTGGCCGGTTTTATCAAACTTTTTACAGAAGGCTTTAAAATGCCTAAAACCTACAACAGCCTGAATATGGGGACTTCTTCCGAAAAGGTATGGGGCCAGTTCTGGAACTCGCTTTGTAAAGGAGAAGGCATGGCCATTATCCAGCTGGGAATTTTACTGCTTATTTTTACGCCTCTGGTAAGGATTATCTTTGCATTAATCGGGTATCTGAAGGAGAGAGATTATGTTTATGTAATTATTTCTTCCATTGTACTGGCCATTATGGCGGTCAGTTTCTTTACAGGCTACGCCCATTGA
- a CDS encoding VOC family protein — protein MKIHHIAIICSDYKVSKNFYTEVLGLQIIREVYREERQSYKLDLAIGNHYVIELFSFPNPSERPSNPEACGLRHLAFSVEKISEKRQELVHKGLSCEEIRIDEFTGKAFFFTRDPDQLPLEFYEM, from the coding sequence ATGAAAATCCATCATATTGCCATCATCTGTTCGGATTATAAGGTATCTAAAAATTTTTACACAGAAGTTTTAGGGTTGCAGATCATCCGTGAAGTGTACCGTGAAGAAAGACAGTCTTACAAACTGGATCTGGCCATCGGGAATCATTATGTTATCGAATTGTTTTCCTTTCCCAACCCTTCGGAAAGGCCTTCCAATCCGGAGGCCTGCGGCTTGAGGCATCTGGCCTTTTCAGTGGAAAAAATCAGTGAAAAAAGGCAGGAATTGGTGCATAAAGGTTTGTCCTGCGAAGAAATAAGGATCGATGAATTCACGGGAAAAGCATTTTTCTTCACCCGGGATCCGGATCAGCTTCCGCTGGAATTTTATGAAATGTAA
- a CDS encoding endonuclease/exonuclease/phosphatase family protein: MFMWTAYLILTVLLLILTILPKIQHSHWIFRTPEFGKIQITFFILLTLLLGFFADYPAGFWYYQGFLLLLFVYHGITLIKYTPLYPIKKHFWRHQSSKRLKFISANVYQFNEEYERFIELIRKYQPDFFLTMESNEGWEQALQALEEEYPYQHKVTLENTYGMHFYSRTKIRSAKTHYFVADDIPSIEAHMETDDGFRFVFFGVHPPPPSPTEEETSKERDGDLLSTAKRVTEIDEQVIVVGDFNNVAWSKSSILFRKTSHLIDPRIGRSFVSTFHARYKLLRFPIDLMFHSENIFIEDLKTLENFGSDHLPVYCEFYIDHHNTEQEERIDTATTEEKKEAEEMIQEGKDEDGERDAVVTEG; this comes from the coding sequence ATGTTTATGTGGACAGCTTACCTGATTCTGACTGTATTATTGCTGATTTTAACCATTCTTCCAAAAATCCAACATTCTCACTGGATATTCCGTACTCCTGAGTTTGGCAAGATACAGATCACCTTTTTTATCCTGCTGACTCTTCTGCTGGGTTTTTTCGCAGACTATCCGGCGGGTTTCTGGTATTATCAGGGATTTCTGCTGCTTTTATTTGTATATCATGGCATTACGCTTATCAAATACACTCCGCTCTACCCTATAAAAAAACACTTCTGGCGCCATCAGTCTTCTAAAAGGCTGAAATTTATTTCTGCTAATGTGTACCAGTTTAACGAGGAGTATGAAAGATTTATCGAACTCATTAGAAAATATCAGCCTGATTTCTTTTTAACCATGGAAAGCAACGAAGGCTGGGAGCAGGCACTACAGGCTTTAGAAGAAGAATATCCATATCAGCACAAAGTAACCCTGGAAAATACCTACGGGATGCATTTTTACTCCAGAACCAAAATCAGGAGTGCAAAAACACACTATTTCGTGGCCGATGATATCCCTTCGATTGAAGCCCACATGGAAACTGATGACGGATTCAGATTTGTTTTTTTCGGCGTCCATCCGCCGCCACCGAGCCCGACAGAAGAGGAAACATCAAAAGAAAGGGACGGTGATCTTCTAAGTACAGCCAAACGTGTAACGGAGATTGACGAACAAGTTATTGTAGTGGGAGATTTTAATAATGTGGCATGGTCTAAATCATCCATTCTTTTCAGGAAAACAAGCCATCTAATAGACCCAAGGATCGGTCGGTCCTTTGTTTCAACTTTCCATGCCAGGTACAAGCTGCTGAGATTCCCTATTGACCTGATGTTCCACAGTGAAAATATTTTCATAGAAGACCTTAAAACCCTGGAGAATTTCGGTTCTGACCATCTTCCCGTGTATTGTGAATTTTATATTGACCATCATAACACCGAACAGGAAGAACGGATCGACACTGCCACCACCGAAGAGAAGAAAGAAGCGGAAGAAATGATTCAGGAGGGCAAAGATGAAGACGGCGAGCGTGATGCAGTAGTGACTGAAGGGTAA
- a CDS encoding diphosphomevalonate decarboxylase — MTTQEFLGKKEYTLHHQTVSESCPSNIALIKYWGKYDNQIPANPSISYTLSHCKTNTTMEFLADEPFSVQTFLAGHEEVKFAEKIEKYFRNIDQYLPWVLQGRYIIRTENTFPHSSGIASSASGFGAIAKCLMNLDESFSGATSGEESLRKASFLARLGSGSACRSLYSGLVVWGESQVKGSSDLFAVPYPNEEIHDVFRNFNDWVLLIHEGQKSVSSTVGHGLMNTNPYADRRFQEARENFGPMKEILAGGDLAGFIKLVEHEALTLHAMMMMSDPAFILMQTGTLEVINKIWAFRKETGLPLFFTLDAGANVHLLFPDNGSEEQIKAFIEAELLQHTQNNGVVKDVMNF, encoded by the coding sequence ATGACAACACAGGAATTTTTAGGAAAAAAAGAATATACCTTACACCATCAGACCGTTTCGGAAAGCTGTCCGTCCAATATCGCCCTGATTAAATACTGGGGAAAGTATGACAACCAGATTCCGGCAAACCCAAGCATCAGCTATACTTTAAGCCATTGTAAAACCAATACCACAATGGAATTTTTGGCTGATGAGCCGTTTTCCGTGCAGACTTTTCTGGCAGGGCACGAGGAAGTGAAATTCGCTGAAAAGATTGAGAAATATTTCAGGAATATTGATCAGTACCTTCCCTGGGTTTTGCAGGGCAGATACATCATCAGAACGGAAAATACATTTCCCCACAGTTCAGGCATTGCCAGTTCGGCTTCCGGCTTCGGGGCGATTGCCAAATGCCTGATGAATCTGGATGAATCTTTTTCCGGAGCGACAAGCGGAGAGGAATCATTGAGAAAGGCATCCTTTTTGGCAAGGCTGGGCAGCGGAAGTGCCTGCAGAAGCTTATACAGCGGGCTGGTGGTCTGGGGTGAATCTCAGGTCAAAGGAAGTTCTGACCTGTTTGCAGTACCTTATCCGAATGAGGAAATCCATGACGTTTTCAGGAATTTCAATGACTGGGTTTTACTAATCCATGAAGGCCAGAAATCGGTTTCTTCAACGGTAGGACACGGACTGATGAATACCAATCCTTATGCAGACAGAAGATTTCAGGAAGCCCGGGAAAACTTTGGGCCGATGAAGGAAATCTTAGCCGGCGGAGATCTGGCAGGCTTTATCAAACTGGTGGAACACGAGGCTTTGACGCTTCATGCCATGATGATGATGAGTGATCCTGCTTTCATTCTGATGCAGACAGGAACCCTGGAAGTGATCAATAAAATCTGGGCCTTCAGAAAAGAGACGGGCCTGCCTTTGTTCTTTACCCTAGATGCCGGCGCGAATGTCCACCTTTTATTCCCGGATAATGGCTCCGAAGAGCAGATTAAGGCTTTTATTGAAGCCGAATTATTACAGCATACCCAGAACAATGGGGTAGTAAAGGATGTGATGAATTTCTAA
- a CDS encoding long-chain fatty acid--CoA ligase, producing the protein MNLAEAIIQKNIEKHAVKSAIGFKKKDAGWKELSWQKFSEIIFKTANALKGAGVHENDKVAIYADNSSEWMVFDLAAMAAGAVTVPVYATNNADQAEYIISDSGAKIILVGDQAQYDACLEILKTGKTGLETIIIAKKAVWIKKEFSSFYLEDFIAKATPEMEYCKKEINDVATLIYTSGTTGTPKGVMLTHGNFINAFDAHFEFLKFKNFEEELSLAFLPLSHVFERSWSLLCLYGGARVYFLEDPKNIARALEEVKPTMMCAVPRFFQKIYAGVLEKAGEGSSLKKKIFSWALETGWQAAELRRKERPVPSGLKIKESVAGALVFSKIKEKMGGRLWFLPCGGASLSPEVTRFFESVGIHVTVGYGLTETTATLTLFPLTRFEHGSSGKPLPGVEIRIGEGDEIQAKGKGIMKGYYNKPEDTMNVFTADGWFRTGDAGKIDEEGNLTITDRLKDLMKTSNGKYIAPQQIENLLTNNNFIQQIVLIAEGRQFVSALVVPNFEFLHDFIKKNNIPFTDWKEIVKNGTVHDFYKEKIKELQNELSDFEKVKKFTLMPAEFDINTGEITPTLKVKRNVVLKKYSEIIEEMY; encoded by the coding sequence ATGAATCTTGCAGAGGCAATTATTCAAAAGAATATAGAAAAACACGCAGTAAAATCTGCCATAGGCTTTAAAAAGAAAGATGCGGGATGGAAAGAACTGAGCTGGCAGAAATTCAGTGAAATTATTTTTAAGACTGCCAATGCCCTGAAAGGTGCAGGCGTCCATGAAAATGATAAAGTGGCCATTTATGCGGATAATTCTTCCGAATGGATGGTTTTTGATCTGGCGGCAATGGCTGCCGGAGCAGTAACGGTACCGGTTTACGCGACAAATAACGCGGATCAGGCAGAATACATCATCAGTGATTCGGGAGCAAAGATTATTCTGGTTGGGGACCAGGCCCAGTATGATGCCTGCCTTGAAATTCTGAAAACCGGGAAAACCGGTCTTGAAACCATTATCATTGCTAAAAAGGCAGTCTGGATCAAGAAAGAATTCAGCAGTTTTTACCTTGAGGATTTTATTGCCAAGGCCACTCCGGAAATGGAGTACTGCAAAAAAGAAATCAATGATGTCGCTACCCTGATCTATACATCAGGAACCACAGGCACACCTAAGGGCGTGATGCTGACCCACGGAAATTTTATCAATGCCTTTGATGCCCATTTCGAGTTTTTAAAATTTAAAAATTTTGAAGAAGAGCTTTCGCTGGCATTTTTACCTTTGAGCCACGTTTTCGAACGGAGCTGGAGCCTGCTTTGCCTGTATGGCGGAGCCCGGGTATACTTCCTTGAAGACCCGAAAAATATAGCCCGGGCACTGGAAGAAGTAAAACCGACCATGATGTGTGCCGTTCCGAGGTTTTTTCAGAAAATTTATGCCGGCGTACTGGAAAAAGCAGGTGAAGGTTCTTCTTTAAAGAAAAAAATCTTCAGCTGGGCATTGGAAACAGGATGGCAGGCCGCCGAATTGAGAAGAAAAGAAAGACCGGTTCCGTCAGGGTTAAAAATAAAAGAATCCGTTGCGGGAGCATTGGTATTCAGTAAAATAAAAGAAAAGATGGGCGGAAGGCTGTGGTTCCTGCCTTGCGGCGGGGCATCGCTGTCTCCTGAAGTCACCAGGTTCTTTGAATCCGTAGGAATTCATGTGACGGTAGGGTACGGGCTTACCGAAACAACGGCCACCCTTACTCTTTTTCCATTAACCCGTTTCGAGCACGGAAGCAGTGGAAAGCCGCTTCCCGGTGTGGAAATCCGCATCGGTGAAGGCGATGAAATCCAGGCAAAAGGGAAAGGAATTATGAAAGGGTATTACAATAAACCTGAAGATACGATGAATGTTTTTACGGCAGACGGATGGTTCAGAACCGGTGATGCCGGAAAGATCGATGAAGAAGGGAACCTTACCATCACAGACCGGCTGAAAGACCTGATGAAAACATCAAACGGCAAGTATATTGCCCCGCAGCAGATTGAAAACCTGCTTACCAATAACAATTTCATCCAGCAGATTGTGCTGATTGCGGAAGGAAGACAGTTTGTTTCTGCCCTGGTAGTCCCGAACTTTGAATTTTTGCATGATTTCATCAAAAAAAATAACATCCCGTTTACCGATTGGAAAGAAATCGTAAAAAACGGAACCGTACATGACTTTTATAAAGAAAAGATTAAAGAGCTCCAGAATGAGCTGTCGGATTTTGAAAAGGTAAAGAAATTTACGCTGATGCCCGCAGAATTTGATATCAATACCGGAGAGATTACCCCTACACTGAAAGTAAAACGCAATGTAGTCTTAAAAAAATATTCGGAGATCATTGAGGAAATGTATTAA
- a CDS encoding NAD-dependent epimerase/dehydratase family protein has protein sequence MVFVTGATGILGRVIVLELLKKGKDVRAAKRPSSNLNEVKHSFAFYTENPEGFFNRIEWVDVDFNDVQSLQAAVEGVNEVYHCAAKVGFNPKDSKEIYRMNVKGTENLLYACDGSAVKKFLHVSSIAVLDLANENGELDETSDFNPKEEHSAYAVSKHLAEMEVWRASAEGLNTVIVNPGMIVGSGNWGSSSGDIFPVFEKNSFTFSGGTSYADVRDVAVICVELMEKNIFGERFVIVSESRRYADLGKKIRKSLGLREAKILSKPYLNLGVVANMLLGWLIPPLRMATRTNIETVSVMNRISNRKIKDRLQYRFIPLEETVDFHLRNYINDKKLKK, from the coding sequence ATGGTTTTTGTAACGGGAGCTACCGGGATTTTGGGCAGGGTGATTGTTTTGGAACTTTTAAAAAAAGGGAAAGACGTACGCGCAGCCAAAAGGCCGTCGAGCAATTTAAACGAAGTAAAACACTCTTTTGCATTTTATACGGAAAATCCGGAAGGTTTCTTTAATAGAATTGAATGGGTGGATGTTGATTTCAATGATGTTCAGTCACTGCAGGCTGCTGTAGAAGGAGTTAATGAGGTATACCACTGCGCGGCGAAAGTAGGCTTTAATCCTAAAGACAGTAAAGAGATATACCGCATGAATGTAAAGGGCACAGAAAACCTTCTGTATGCCTGTGACGGTTCTGCCGTGAAAAAATTTCTTCATGTAAGCTCCATTGCAGTGCTGGATCTTGCCAATGAAAACGGCGAATTGGATGAAACTTCTGATTTTAATCCCAAAGAAGAGCACTCGGCCTATGCCGTTTCCAAACACCTTGCTGAAATGGAAGTCTGGCGGGCTTCTGCAGAAGGGCTGAACACCGTCATCGTCAATCCGGGGATGATCGTCGGAAGCGGAAACTGGGGCAGCAGCAGCGGGGATATATTTCCTGTTTTTGAAAAAAACAGCTTTACTTTTTCCGGTGGCACAAGCTATGCCGATGTGAGGGATGTAGCTGTAATTTGCGTGGAACTGATGGAAAAAAATATATTCGGCGAGCGTTTCGTCATTGTTTCCGAAAGCAGGCGGTATGCTGACCTGGGGAAAAAGATCAGGAAATCACTGGGCCTTCGGGAAGCAAAAATCCTTTCAAAACCTTACCTGAACCTTGGGGTTGTGGCCAATATGCTTTTGGGATGGCTGATCCCGCCTCTGAGAATGGCAACGAGGACAAATATTGAAACCGTTTCCGTGATGAACCGCATTTCCAACCGGAAGATCAAAGACAGGTTGCAATACCGGTTTATTCCGCTGGAAGAAACGGTGGACTTTCATCTTAGAAATTATATAAACGACAAAAAGCTGAAAAAATGA